Within Paramormyrops kingsleyae isolate MSU_618 chromosome 24, PKINGS_0.4, whole genome shotgun sequence, the genomic segment TGTAGATTTTCATCCTCTGTTCAGAAAGATCTTGTGACACACTGTCCTCATCAGCATCCTGAAACAACAAACACATGGGTTTTTCTGACTGTAATTGCACacttgaatattataaaggaacagtatagcaacatgtagtctatgggcaagaaacattcggcatacaacacaatgttttaagcaacaggcaggcattctttaaccacaggacttgttcaccatgtcatattagccagtctttagtcctgacaaactgcaactacattaTATACACAATTGTATTTCCTGGACACATCCTGTAGctgaatgacaaataaaacatgatAATATCTCAAATTATTTGAAAATtgacaaacacatacacaaacacatatgaataacaaaaacagaataatgTTTCTACTTCAACACTTACACTGTACTCTTTGATCAGTTGATCAATGGACTCCCCAAGGTACACCATCAAGCACTGAATAACCAGATTTCTGGTTATGTTATTGCTAGGATTGCTTGGTGACTGAAAATGAGCAAGAATTCCAAAAATTACCATCAGATAAGTGACCATTTATTAAGACAAAACTGTGAGAATTggcagtattaaaaaaaactgttaaatatCAAATTATCATCACATGGAACATTATGTGGGATAAGTAGCTGATGTTAATGCACATGCCTGGGTGCTGACAGTCAACAAAACGGTATTGTCAACATTATATAGGTAAAGACAATTCCAAGTTGTATGCTTCAACAAGTTGTATGCTTCAAtctttaaatgtgtcgttttagtaaattaatttaatttagtcatttagttttttatttaatttagtttatGATTGTCAGAAAGGGTTTTTCCTTcttgggaaaaaacaaaaccccagcaatacctgtacttgtggggttttttgggttttttttttactaagaacagacatgtatttaaaatacaattaaaacatGAAACCCATAATTGTGTTGTTAATTATATCAGTGACGTCCTCTTGCACtgacaaaaacatgcaaacaagtTAGTGGAGCTATGCACCATGCAAATGACTCTTGAAATTTGACAAAATAattctttaaataaaattacaagctGAAATGTCTGTGGAAAATACCTTGGCTATGATAGCCTGCAACTTCAATCCCATGGCTCCCCCCTTGGAATGGAAAAGGGCCAACAGTTTGGGAGTGTACTCATCCAGCATGGACATGAATTTGGGTTCAAGGTGTACCAGGGTGATCCTGTAGAACTCATCCTGCAGctgaatgacaaataaaacacgaTAAAGCCTCAAATTATTTGAAGCTTGAaagattacattaaaaaaacccAAAAGCCTACCCAAAATGAATTTGGAACTCACATGAGatgcctcaaacaaagctggcCATCTGGCTTTGATGTCTTCAATGCTGGGGGACAGGTTGACAATTTCATGTCGTCTATGTGCAAATGTTTTAgccattttttcttttatcaCTTTGTTGTTGTCTCTTTTCTTGACTTCAGTAAGCAACTGAATTCTCTCTTCTTCTTGACTGTCCTCATCTTCACCTGCTGGATATGGCGGAAGGTAATTTACCTCTGCTTTCCGAGGCTTTTTCACTTTATTTGCAGACTTCTGGTCACCTGGACTCTTGTGTTTCATGGCATTGCATGTCAACTCAGGAACACCAAACCCTCTAAGTTTTGTACGATAATTGGCCATCTTGTATTTGATGCTTTGTTGCCAACCATAATAACCTGAGAAAGAGCCAGGTTCCTTGAGACAAGGGTATTTTGTCACAAGTGCCTCAGCAACATAACTAACCTGTGCACTTGAAGGATaggctgtaaatgtaaatacagttTCAGCCAACTTCTCAAAAATATCAGTCTTTACTTTGGAGGTGGGCAGAAGATTTCCATTCTTTTTATACTCCTCATTGGCTCTTTCCAGGTACATCTCAGTTTCATATGCAAACTGTGGAATGGGAAACTGTTTTGGCCAGGGCTCACAACGTTCTGTGGTCTTCTGCCTTTTGAGAATAATGGTGTCCTGAGAAGAAGTGGTTGCAGCAGAGTCTGCATTGGATACAATTGACTCAGCATATGAGGACTCATAGTCAGACAGTTGGCCAGAGGGGCTGCCAAAACTGTCATCAACCGGAGTCAAGCTTAGGATGACCGGGGTGATGCCAACAACCTTCACAGTGTCTTTGTCTTTTATCTGGTCAGCTCTGTGAAGAGTGAAGTAGTCCTGAAATTCTGGGTCAAAATACTGAAGACTGAAGTCATTTGAAATCCCAAAAGTATCCTTCACAacactctgcagctcctccaaTGTTGGTGGGATCCCTGATGGAAGAACCAACTTCTCGATTTGGTCATCAATAATTACACGAAGCTTTGCCTCCATCTCGTTCAACctagaataaaatgtaaatgggcagagttaaatttcccttcaattaaataaaattagttATTACTTTTCATTTATACAATAGTAGAgatataaaactataaaacaaaaagcacaCTTCAACACACCAAATGTtgcaaaaaacaaatacttGGGAGATGTACATGTTATCAagtttttgttgttgtcgttttggttttttttttacctattaTTCACAGCAGATGTAACGTTTCAGGGTTACCAAGCGTTTTCTTCCCACATTGTAAGAAGCC encodes:
- the LOC140582217 gene encoding uncharacterized protein isoform X2, translated to MEAKLRVIIDDQIEKLVLPSGIPPTLEELQSVVKDTFGISNDFSLQYFDPEFQDYFTLHRADQIKDKDTVKVVGITPVILSLTPVDDSFGSPSGQLSDYESSYAESIVSNADSAATTSSQDTIILKRQKTTERCEPWPKQFPIPQFAYETEMYLERANEEYKKNGNLLPTSKVKTDIFEKLAETVFTFTAYPSSAQVSYVAEALVTKYPCLKEPGSFSGYYGWQQSIKYKMANYRTKLRGFGVPELTCNAMKHKSPGDQKSANKVKKPRKAEVNYLPPYPAGEDEDSQEEERIQLLTEVKKRDNNKVIKEKMAKTFAHRRHEIVNLSPSIEDIKARWPALFEASHLQDEFYRITLVHLEPKFMSMLDEYTPKLLALFHSKGGAMGLKLQAIIAKSPSNPSNNITRNLVIQCLMVYLGESIDQLIKEYSDADEDSVSQDLSEQRMKIYKIKAVGSEEDDIGIVLEGVRVMPERDGEYRFCQSDRLGQRSQRSNKSKSDRSGLQAR
- the LOC140582217 gene encoding uncharacterized protein isoform X1; this encodes MAVLNEMEAKLRVIIDDQIEKLVLPSGIPPTLEELQSVVKDTFGISNDFSLQYFDPEFQDYFTLHRADQIKDKDTVKVVGITPVILSLTPVDDSFGSPSGQLSDYESSYAESIVSNADSAATTSSQDTIILKRQKTTERCEPWPKQFPIPQFAYETEMYLERANEEYKKNGNLLPTSKVKTDIFEKLAETVFTFTAYPSSAQVSYVAEALVTKYPCLKEPGSFSGYYGWQQSIKYKMANYRTKLRGFGVPELTCNAMKHKSPGDQKSANKVKKPRKAEVNYLPPYPAGEDEDSQEEERIQLLTEVKKRDNNKVIKEKMAKTFAHRRHEIVNLSPSIEDIKARWPALFEASHLQDEFYRITLVHLEPKFMSMLDEYTPKLLALFHSKGGAMGLKLQAIIAKSPSNPSNNITRNLVIQCLMVYLGESIDQLIKEYSDADEDSVSQDLSEQRMKIYKIKAVGSEEDDIGIVLEGVRVMPERDGEYRFCQSDRLGQRSQRSNKSKSDRSGLQAR